A region from the Rhodamnia argentea isolate NSW1041297 chromosome 7, ASM2092103v1, whole genome shotgun sequence genome encodes:
- the LOC115756274 gene encoding uncharacterized protein LOC115756274, producing the protein MTTSEIHREADCATTKEIRDAAPSHYVLKIKSFSLFAKNNIDKYESSEFEAGGYQWKLILYPNGDKSRNGEDHISIYLVASGTIPFQLGGAIHVAVRFSLYDQICDRYLTEQGRVARLHAFRAECGVPRFMTLKNFADRSNGYLVDDTCFFGADVFIIKSSGVGECVTLKESTSYTHEWKILTLPSLGEDSLYSEAFTVGDHKWKVLLYPRGNQANRGQNLSVFLFLVDAEKLAAGQKVNARFVIRLKGPYNVVHHQPEAWTMWFSSSITNWGWPAFMPLKTVGERVSDDSCVIAAEVTVLGTVSKLP; encoded by the exons ATGACGACTTCCGAGATACACAGAGAAGCCGACTGCG CTACAACGAAGGAGATTAGAGATGCTGCACCCTCGCATTATGTGCTCAAGATTAAGTCCTTCTCTTTGTTCGCGAAGAACAACATCGACAAGTATGAATCGAGCGAGTTCGAAGCAGGAGGCTATCAATG GAAACTGATCCTCTATCCCAATGGAGACAAGAGCCGAAACGGAGAAGACCACATCTCCATATATCTGGTGGCTTCCGGGACGATTCCTTTCCAACTTGGCGGGGCGATTCATGTGGCCGTCAGGTTCTCTTTGTATGATCAAATCTGCGATAGGTATTTAACTGAACAAG GGAGAGTCGCGAGATTGCACGCGTTCAGAGCCGAATGTGGAGTCCCAAGATTCATGACGCTTAAAAATTTCGCCGACCGGTCGAATGGGTACCTTGTGGACGACACCTGCTTCTTCGGTGCGGACGTCTTTATCATCAAGAGTTCGGGAGTCGGCGAATGTGTGACGCTCAAGGAGAGCACATCGTACACTCATGAATGGAAGATATTGACGCTCCCAAGCTTGGGGGAAGATTCTCTGTACTCTGAGGCATTCACTGTTGGAGACCACAAATG GAAGGTGTTGCTATACCCGAGGGGTAATCAGGCCAACAGGGGCCAAAACCTTTCGGTGTTTCTCTTCTTGGTTGATGCGGAAAAACTGGCTGCCGGTCAGAAAGTGAATGCGAGATTCGTCATCCGGTTGAAAGGCCCATACAACGTTGTACACCATCAGCCGGAAG CTTGGACTATGTGGTTCAGTAGCTCCATAACGAACTGGGGTTGGCCGGCTTTCATGCCGCTGAAAACGGTTGGGGAACGCGTGTCCGACGATTCATGTGTCATTGCAGCAGAAGTCACAGTGCTCGGCACAGTTAGCAAATTGCCATGA